From the genome of Deltaproteobacteria bacterium:
CTCTTTTGTTGGAGTTAGTTCAATGGGAAGGGGATTCCAAGAAGGCCGCTTCCGACGTTTTAAAAGTAGGGGATGTTTTTGATCCTCTCCATCGAGTCAAAGAAATAGCAGAAAAAGTGGTTCAAGAAGCCAAAACGAAAAGAAAAATATCGATGTTTAGTGTGGCCAATACGGCTAATTTAAATAATCCTCCCCTCCTGTTGTGTTTCCGGCCATTCGCGAAACCGATACCACGATTGCGGGGAATGTAATTGTGATATCCCAAGAACAGATCTGCCAAGTTTTAGAAATGGTCGATGGAATTGTGGACATCATATTGATGGATGCAGAGATAAAGGTTGTGGGATGGGAGAAAGCTTGGATCCTTTTCCATGAAAGAGTTAAAAAAAGTCGTCTTCTCACATTCAAACCAAATGATTTGACGGCGGATGCATTGGACGTTCTTTTGGCGCAAACAATCCTCCCACTTATCGGAAAAAAAGTGGCGGTGATTGGTGCCGGTAATTTGGGGAGTAAAATTGCGCTCAAATTAGTGGAGAGGGGTTGTCATGTGGTATTGACGAGACGCGATCCCGAAAAATTAAAAAAAATCGCGGAGGGGCTTAATGCGATCAAATCAGCCCATACGAAATCGGAGATTCACTTTACTGTGGACAACTGTGAGGCCTGCCGGGAGGCGGATGTGGTGATCGGTGCCACAGCCGGTACGGGAGCCATCACGCGGGAGATGATTGCGACTATGCGTACACCCGGTCTTATTATTGATGCGGGTAATGGAACCATTTTGTCAGAGGCGTTGGAAGAGGCGGGTAGGCGGGGTATTCGAGTTTTGTGTCTTTTCATGAAACCAGCTTATGATGGAACGATCAAAACTCTTTTTGAAGTTCAAAATCTCATTCAAAAAATGGAACGGCGTTGTATAGGCGATTTCTTTATTCTCTCCGGCGGTGTTTTGGGACAAAAAGGAGATATTATTGTGGATGATGTTCGCAGTCCTAAACGTATTTTGGCCATTGCCGATGGGTGCGGAGATGTTATACCTAACATTCAAGAACCGGCGTTTCGCAAAAATATTGCGGCAGTTGAAGCTCTGATTGGTGGAGAGGGGAAATTATGAGAGTTCTGGTAGTGGGTGCGCATCCCGACGACGAAGTTTTAGGTATAGGAAGCACAATCGCAAAACATGCCGCACAGGGAGATGAGGTTTACGCCTGTTTTTTGTGTGAGCATGTTGATGCGCGCAAAAATAAACCCAACCACACGCTTTTTTAGAGCAGGTGCACGCCGCAAGAAAGACGTTGGGTATCAAAGATATTCTCTTTTTCGATTTCCCCAATATTAAAATGAACACGGTGTCTACGTTGGATATTGTTCAAGCTATTGAAAAGGCCATTGTTGAGGTGAGGCCGGAAGTTGTGTACACGCATCACCGGGGAGATGTGAACGACGATCATCGTGTTGTTTCTGAGGCAACCATGGCCGCCATTCGGCTTCCGGAGCGGGGGACTGTTCCGGGACTTCCAAGAAATTTGATTCGGAGGGTATTGTGCTATCCGGCGCCTTCCTCGACGGATTGGGCGCCTCTCTATCCTGACACAGCCTTTTTGCCCAACGTTTTTGTCGACATTAAAGGTTTTTTGGAAACGAAAATTAAAGCGCTTCAATGTTACGGTAATGTGATGCGAGAGTATCCTCATCCGCGTTCCATCGAAGCGGTCACGGCGCAAGCCAAAGTATACGGGGTTCAAGCGGGGCTGGAGATGGCGGAAGCGTTTGTGCTGATTCGGGAATTAAAAATATAAAAGAAGTCAAAAAGGGAGAAAAGTCATGAGTAAAACAACTTTAGTTACCACAACCATACGTGTTCCAAAATTTCTGGAAGGAGTGTGTCAAAACGCCCGCATGAACAACCGGGAGAAAGATCTTTCCCTGTTGATCGTGGGGGACAAAAAAACCCCCAATGAAGCGAGAGAATTTTGTAATGCCATTTCAGATCGTTACCGCATTCCGATTCATTTTTATGGACCCGAAGAGCAGGAAAAAA
Proteins encoded in this window:
- a CDS encoding NAD(P)-binding domain-containing protein codes for the protein MISQEQICQVLEMVDGIVDIILMDAEIKVVGWEKAWILFHERVKKSRLLTFKPNDLTADALDVLLAQTILPLIGKKVAVIGAGNLGSKIALKLVERGCHVVLTRRDPEKLKKIAEGLNAIKSAHTKSEIHFTVDNCEACREADVVIGATAGTGAITREMIATMRTPGLIIDAGNGTILSEALEEAGRRGIRVLCLFMKPAYDGTIKTLFEVQNLIQKMERRCIGDFFILSGGVLGQKGDIIVDDVRSPKRILAIADGCGDVIPNIQEPAFRKNIAAVEALIGGEGKL
- a CDS encoding PIG-L family deacetylase, whose protein sequence is MRVLVVGAHPDDEVLGIGSTIAKHAAQGDEVYACFLCEHVDARKNKPNHTLF
- a CDS encoding PIG-L family deacetylase, with protein sequence MGIKDILFFDFPNIKMNTVSTLDIVQAIEKAIVEVRPEVVYTHHRGDVNDDHRVVSEATMAAIRLPERGTVPGLPRNLIRRVLCYPAPSSTDWAPLYPDTAFLPNVFVDIKGFLETKIKALQCYGNVMREYPHPRSIEAVTAQAKVYGVQAGLEMAEAFVLIRELKI